In the genome of Acidovorax sp. 69, the window GCGCATCGGCCGCCACACGCTGCTCTGGGGCGAAAGTCTCTTCTTTGGTGCCAATGGCATCGCCGGCGGCCAGGCACCTCTGGACCTGATCAAATTGCTTTCGGTTCCCAATTCGCAGTTCAAGGAAGTGGCCAAGCCAACTGGCAAGGTCTCTGGCCAAGTGCAGCTGTCGTCCAACCTGGCGGTTGGTGCCTACGTAAATTACGAGTGGCAGAAAACACGCCTCATGCCCGTGGGTGCCTACCTGTCTTCCAGTGATTCATTGGGGCCTGGTGCGGAGCGCATCAATGCGGGACCTACCGGAGCGTTCATTCGCCAGGCCGATTTGGACGCCAAGGATTCTGGACAAGGCGGATTGCAGGTGCGCTGGCGCTCCGATGCACTGGACACTGATTTTGGCTTCTATGCCATCCGTTACCACGCGACCACGCCCAGCAACATCAACAACGTTCTGACAGGGTTCCCGCCGGCGCTGTCCGCCAGCTCCTATCGCTGGATGTACCACGAGGGAGTGCGCGCGTACGGTGCAAGCTTCGCCAAGACGTTGAACGAGTGGAGCTTCGCTGGGGAAGTATCCGTCCGCCACAACACTCCACTGGCAAGTTCTGGGCAGACCACGCTGGCCAACGTGGGGGTGAACGCGGGTCTGAACAACAGCAGCAACCCCGGCTATGCGGTGGGCGAGAGTGCCCACGCCCAGGTCTCGTGGATCGCCTCGCTCGGGCCGTCATTCATTGCTCGTGAATCTTCATTCGTGGGTGAAATCGCTTGGAACGAGCGCACCAAGGTCACGCGCAACGCTCAGATGCTCAATCCAAATGCGGACAAGTCTGCTGTCGGTACGCGGATGGTCTATGCACCCAGCTATCGGCAAGTGGTTCCCGGACTTGACCTGACGCCCTCGATCGGTCTGGGCTACACGTTTGGCGCTTCTTCAGCAGTGGGCCCGGGGTTCGGCGTAGACAAAGGGGGTGACATGAATCTTGGACTCTCCGGCGTCTACCTGGGGACGTGGACCTTTGCACTGAACTACGTGCACTACCTCGGAAAAGCGGCTCCGACGCTTGACGCTGCGAACAACGCGCAGTTCAAGCAAGCCCTGAAGGACCGGAACTCCCTGACGTTCTCGGTGCGCACCACTTTCTGACCTGGAATCCATCGTATGAAGAACACCATGCAATTTGTCGGTGGCCTGCTGTGCCTGTCGACCCTGACCGCAATGGCTGCGGCGACACCCGAAGAAGCCGCCAAGCTCAAAACCGAACTCACTCCCTTGGGCGGAGAGCGTGCTGGAAACAAAGAAGGCACCATTCCGCCTTGGACTGGTGGGTACACCACGGCCCAGGCCAATTTCAAGAACGGTGGCCGCCGTGACAATCCGTTTGCGGGGGAGAAGCCCTTGTTCAGCGTCACAGCCTCCAACATGGCACAGCACGCCGACAAGCTGACCGACGGCACGCAAGCGCTGATCAAGAAGTACCCACAGAGCTTTCGCGTCGATGTGTACAAGACGCAGCGTACCGCTGCGGCCCCGCAGTGGGTCTACGACAACACCGCGAAGAATGCCACCACGGCACGCCTGGAAGGCGAGATCGTGCGTGGAGCTCATGGCGGCATCCCGTTCCCAATCCCCAAGACAGCCAAGGAGATCCTCGCCAACCATGAGTTGCATTGGCGCGGGGAAGCTTGGCAGACCAACTTTCGGGGATACATGGGCACTGCCACTGGTCAACGTGTCATGGCAGTCGAGGGCGTGGGCGACTTTCAAATGCCGTACTACAACAAGGATGGCTCTGCTGAAAAGGCGAATGGCGAATACTGGATGATTCGCCTGATCAATTCGGGCCCTCCAGTGCGTGCTGGCGAAGCGATCACTGGTCGCCAAAACCTGGACCCGGACAAGACCGGCACATGGGTCTATCTCACGGGCCAACGCAGGGTGCGCAAGCTGCCGAACGCGTGCTGCGACACACCGACACCTGCCTCCAACGGCATCGCGAATTTCGATGAAGTCGACGTTGTCTCCGGCCGCAGCGATCGCTTCGACTGGACCATCGTGGGGAAGAAGGAGATGTACATCCCCTACAACGCAAACGGGATGCATGTGCCGGACAAGGACAGCGATTTGCTTCTGGCAAGCCACCTCAATCCTGACCACGTGCGCTGGGAGCTCCATCGGGTGTGGGTCATCGAAGCCAAGCTCAAGCAGGGGCAACGCCACCAGGCACCGCGCTCGCGCTACTACGTGGATGAAGACACATGGGTTGCCGTGCTCGGCGACCGCTGGGATGCGAAGGATCAACTGTGGCGCACCCTGTGGTCACATCCGATGGTGATGCCCGACCTGCCGGCTACCACGCCTCCTCAGCAGTGGGGGTTCAATGACCTGGTCGCCGGCACCTGGTATGCCAGCGGTGTGGTGAATGAGCGTCCGCAGCACTACAAGGTGGTGCCCCGCCGCCCCGACACTTTCTTCACCCCCGACGCCATGGCTGGCGAAGGCGTTCGTTGAACTGCAGGGCAGCCATGCACCATCTTGTTCAAGCTGCAATCCTGGCAGGGATGGCGACATCCGCATGCGCAGTCATTGCTGCCGGTGCTTTGCCTCAAGCAGTCGGCCCAGCCATCGATCGACCAGCGCTTGCCGGCGCTCACCCGGAGCGATCAGTGCTCTTAGGCGCTGCGCTGGCGGGGAAGCGCATTGTCGTTGTAGGAGAGCGAGGAATCATCCTGTGCTCGGACGACGGTGGCGTCAACTGGACGCAGTCGAAGTCGCCGGTCAGCGTCACGCTGACTTCCGTTCGATTCGCCAATGAGAAGGCAGGCTGGGCCGCAGGTCACGGGGGCACCATTCTCGCAACCCAAGACGGTGGCAAAACGTGGGTGCGCCAACTCGATGGCGTAAGGGCGGCAAAGCTGCTGCTCGCTCAGGCAGTGGCGCAGGGAAGCGAGAGGGCCATCAAGGATGCTCAGCGCCTTGTTGCTGACGGAGCCGACAAGCCGTTTCTAGATCTGCACTTCTTTGATGAGCGCCGCGGACTGGCTGTTGGCGCATACAACCTGGCCTTTCTGACAGGCGATGGCGGGGTGACGTGGGTGCCACTCAGTGGTCTCCTCGACAACCCGCAGGCAATGCACCTATACGCTGTGCGTGCAAGAGGCACTACCGTCGTCATTGCCGGGGAGCAGGGCCTGGTGCTGCTCTCCGGTGATGGTGGTGCGACCTTCCGCCGGATTGAAACCCCCTATTCGGGCACTTTTTTTACGGCTGAGATTCTCCACGACGGAGCCATCTGGCTGGGTGGTCTGCGTGGCAACGTCTGGCGCAGTGCCGACGCTGGCGGCAACTGGCAAGCGATGCATGGGCAAAGCAATGCCCCAACCGGTGCGTCGATCACAGCTTCAACGGTTGCCTCTGACGGCATGCTGCTGCTTGGCTCCCAGTCTGGGCAAACCCTGCAGGCTAACAGCGAGTCGTTGCGCCTGCGCCCCGGAGCTCCCGTAGGTCCTGTCACCGGCTTGCTTCCTCTGCCCGACGGGCGGCTGCTTACCTTGACCTTGCGAGGCGCGACTGTGCAAGCGGCGTCCGACAAGGGCTCTCAACACCCATGAACGCCAAAGAATTCGATCCCCGCAGTGGCTCAGCTCTTGAGCGCTTGCTGTTCAACCACCGCGCCGCGGTCGTTGTTTTATGTGCGCTGATCACCGCCATCCTCGGCTGGCAAGTGTCGCGCTTGGCGCTCAACGCCAGCTTCGAAAAGACCATCCCGACCTCGCACCCTTACATCCAGAACTACCTCGCCCACCAGGCTGAGCTGACGGGGCTAGGGAATGCCGTGCGCATTGCCGTTTCCAATCCCCGAGGGTCCATCTACGACGCGGCCTACCTGGACACGCTGCGGCAGCTGAGCGACGACGTGTTCCTGCTGCCAGGTGTTTCGCGCAACCAGATGAAGAGCCTTTGGACGCCGAATACCCGCTGGGTGGGCGTGACAGAAGACGGGCTTGAAGGTGGGCCCGTGATCCCCGATGGCTATGACGGTGGTGCCCAGAGCCTTCAGCGGCTGCAACTCAATGTGGCCCGCTCCGGCGAGATCGGGCAACTGGTTGCCGCAGATGCTCGATCCACGGTCATCTTTGTTCCATTGCTTGCCAAGGACGGCGCGGGCCAGCCCTTGAATTACGGGGCATTGGCCCAGCGGCTTGAAGCTTTGCGCAACGCATACGAGGCCAAAGGCGTCGAGCTGCACATCACAGGCTTTGCGAAGCTGGTGGGCGACCTGATCGAAGGGGTGCGTGCGGTACTGATGTTCTTCGCGTTGGCCGTGGCGATCTGCACTGCGATGGTGTATTGGTTCACCCGTTGCATCCGCTCGACTGGGCTGGTGGTTGCTGCCTCGCTGGTCGCGGTCGTGTGGCAGCTGGGACTGCTGCCGGTGCTGGGCTATTCGCTGGACCCCTATTCCATCCTGGTCCCCTTCCTGGTGTTTGCTATCGGCATGAGCCACGGCGCGCAGAAGATGAACGGGATCATGCAGGACGTGGGGCGCGGCATGGACCAGCTGGTGGCCGCTCGCTTCACCTTTAGGCGACTTTTCCTCGCCGGCTTGACCGCTTTGCTGGCGGATGCCGTGGGATTTGCCGTGCTGCTGGTGATCGATATCACCGTGATACGGGAGCTGGCAATTGCAGCGTCCATTGGTGTCGCAGCTCTGATCTTCACCAATCTGATCCTGTTGCCGATCATGCTCTCCTACACGGGAGTGAGCGCCAGGGCCGCAGAGCGCAGCCTGCGTGACGAGCGAGCCGTCGCCCAAGGAGCATCCGGGCATCCCTTGTGGTCCACCCTGGGCCGCTTCACACGGCGTGGCGCAGCCACAGCCGCGTTGGTTGTGGCCGTTGCCCTTGGCGCTGGGGGTCTCGCTCTGAGCACCCAGTTGAAGATCGGGGATCTTGGTGCGGGCGCGCCAGAGTTGCGCTCTGATAGCCGCTACAACCAGGACGTGGCCTTTATGGCGAAAAGCTATGGCGCCTCCAGCGATGTCATGGCCGTCATGGTCACCACTCCTCCTGGCCAGTGTGCGAACTACGAAACGCTCAATCGCGTCGACGCGCTGGAGTGGCAGTTGAGGCAGCTTGAGGGCGTGGAAAGCACGAACACCCTCGCCTTGCTCAATCGCC includes:
- a CDS encoding DUF1302 domain-containing protein; protein product: MRNSADPAGRSTSVRPRYTRIAAAATLAIAGAQTASAIEIDTGNTDWKLRWDNTVKYSLAGRVKSPLPSLSNTLPVTANQDDGDNNFKRGIVSNRLDLLSELDLTGPSYGARVSAAAWYDEVYNGRTDNVGFTSNHSPRDAFPSETRELMGRKAEVLDAFVYGRFDLGATPATVRIGRHTLLWGESLFFGANGIAGGQAPLDLIKLLSVPNSQFKEVAKPTGKVSGQVQLSSNLAVGAYVNYEWQKTRLMPVGAYLSSSDSLGPGAERINAGPTGAFIRQADLDAKDSGQGGLQVRWRSDALDTDFGFYAIRYHATTPSNINNVLTGFPPALSASSYRWMYHEGVRAYGASFAKTLNEWSFAGEVSVRHNTPLASSGQTTLANVGVNAGLNNSSNPGYAVGESAHAQVSWIASLGPSFIARESSFVGEIAWNERTKVTRNAQMLNPNADKSAVGTRMVYAPSYRQVVPGLDLTPSIGLGYTFGASSAVGPGFGVDKGGDMNLGLSGVYLGTWTFALNYVHYLGKAAPTLDAANNAQFKQALKDRNSLTFSVRTTF
- a CDS encoding DUF1329 domain-containing protein, which encodes MKNTMQFVGGLLCLSTLTAMAAATPEEAAKLKTELTPLGGERAGNKEGTIPPWTGGYTTAQANFKNGGRRDNPFAGEKPLFSVTASNMAQHADKLTDGTQALIKKYPQSFRVDVYKTQRTAAAPQWVYDNTAKNATTARLEGEIVRGAHGGIPFPIPKTAKEILANHELHWRGEAWQTNFRGYMGTATGQRVMAVEGVGDFQMPYYNKDGSAEKANGEYWMIRLINSGPPVRAGEAITGRQNLDPDKTGTWVYLTGQRRVRKLPNACCDTPTPASNGIANFDEVDVVSGRSDRFDWTIVGKKEMYIPYNANGMHVPDKDSDLLLASHLNPDHVRWELHRVWVIEAKLKQGQRHQAPRSRYYVDEDTWVAVLGDRWDAKDQLWRTLWSHPMVMPDLPATTPPQQWGFNDLVAGTWYASGVVNERPQHYKVVPRRPDTFFTPDAMAGEGVR
- a CDS encoding YCF48-related protein; the protein is MHHLVQAAILAGMATSACAVIAAGALPQAVGPAIDRPALAGAHPERSVLLGAALAGKRIVVVGERGIILCSDDGGVNWTQSKSPVSVTLTSVRFANEKAGWAAGHGGTILATQDGGKTWVRQLDGVRAAKLLLAQAVAQGSERAIKDAQRLVADGADKPFLDLHFFDERRGLAVGAYNLAFLTGDGGVTWVPLSGLLDNPQAMHLYAVRARGTTVVIAGEQGLVLLSGDGGATFRRIETPYSGTFFTAEILHDGAIWLGGLRGNVWRSADAGGNWQAMHGQSNAPTGASITASTVASDGMLLLGSQSGQTLQANSESLRLRPGAPVGPVTGLLPLPDGRLLTLTLRGATVQAASDKGSQHP
- a CDS encoding RND family transporter; its protein translation is MNAKEFDPRSGSALERLLFNHRAAVVVLCALITAILGWQVSRLALNASFEKTIPTSHPYIQNYLAHQAELTGLGNAVRIAVSNPRGSIYDAAYLDTLRQLSDDVFLLPGVSRNQMKSLWTPNTRWVGVTEDGLEGGPVIPDGYDGGAQSLQRLQLNVARSGEIGQLVAADARSTVIFVPLLAKDGAGQPLNYGALAQRLEALRNAYEAKGVELHITGFAKLVGDLIEGVRAVLMFFALAVAICTAMVYWFTRCIRSTGLVVAASLVAVVWQLGLLPVLGYSLDPYSILVPFLVFAIGMSHGAQKMNGIMQDVGRGMDQLVAARFTFRRLFLAGLTALLADAVGFAVLLVIDITVIRELAIAASIGVAALIFTNLILLPIMLSYTGVSARAAERSLRDERAVAQGASGHPLWSTLGRFTRRGAATAALVVAVALGAGGLALSTQLKIGDLGAGAPELRSDSRYNQDVAFMAKSYGASSDVMAVMVTTPPGQCANYETLNRVDALEWQLRQLEGVESTNTLALLNRRVLSGLNEGSPKWYEFLPNQDMINTVTAGAPRGLYNDTCSLLTLYVFLRDHKAQTLSRVVAHVESFAQANDTKDAKFLLAAGSAGIEAATNVVVAKAWWQMLGLVYAAVVVLSFITFRSWRAVVVAILPLLLTSVLAEALMVMLGIGVKVATLPVIALGVGIGIDYALYILSITLARLRMGESLSAAYQHALLFTGKVVMLTGVTLAAGVFTWVFSPIQFQADMGLLLAFMFLLNMLGALVLVPALAHFLLRPSVQRATASSSSTVTAAAAA